The sequence GCGGCGGGCCTCGGCGGCGACGGCGTCGGCGGCGGACTTGGCCCCGGACGGGTTGGCGGCCAGCGCGGACTCGGCGGAAGCGAGCTTCTCGCGCATCGCGCGCAGATCGGGGCGGGCCAGGTCGCCGGTCGCCTTGGGGTGGGCCTTCAGGAACGAGCCGGAGGCGCGCTCGAGAGCGTCCACCTCGCCGCGGACGGAGGCGATCAGGGACTTGCCCGCGTCGTAGTTCGACTGGTAGCTCGCCATCGAGGAGGACGCGTTCTGGGCGGCGGAGGACACCGCGCCCGCGAGGCGGGCGGCCTCGGCGTTGGACTTGGAGGCCAGGGCCTTCTCGGCGGCGGCGAGCTGGAGGCGCAGGGCGCCGAGGTCCGCGGCGCCGACGGTCGCGGCGGCGGACGGGTGCGAGCGGGTGAAGGCGGCGCGGGCCTTGGCGAGCTCCTCGAGGGAGGACTTCGCCGAGGCGACCGAGGACTTGGCGCTCTGGGAGGCGGAGGCGACGGCGGACTGGAGCTGGGAATCGACGTTCGTGACCGTCTCCTTCGCGGCGCCCATGATGTCGCCTCCGGCGCGCAGGCGGGCCTTCGCCCACTGGTCGAGGTTGCCGGGGAACTCGCGCTCGCCGTCGAGGCCGTTGACGCGCTGGGCCTCGGAGTTGCGCAGGAACAGCTTGCGCTGCTCCATGGTGATGACCAGGATCGAGCCGTCCTGGAGGCCGCTCGCCTCGTCGATCTGGGAGGAGAAGCCGTTCTTCTTGTAGATGCCCTGGCCGGCGCCGTACTCGACGGCGTCGTTGTCGTAGTGCGTGCGGCCCTCGGCGTCGCGGTAGGTCATGCCCGCGTTGCTCTGGATGATGATCACGGTCCAGTGCTTGTCGGCGAGCCACGAGGCGAGCTGGCGTTGGGAGCCGGCGTCGAGACCGGGGTTGCCGATGACGATGACCTTCGTCGCCGGCGTCCATTTCGCGATCGCGTCGTTGATGTCGGCGGCCTGCACGACCTGGGCGTGCTGCTGCGCGCCGAGCTGGGCCATCATCGTCGCGGCGGGGACGTTCGGAAGGGCGGCGGAGTGCTGGGCGATCGCGGGGCCGGCGACGGACATCGTCAAGGTGACGGCCATCATCGCGGTGACGGTGGCCCGCTTCAGGGCGTTCCACACCCGCTTCGGGGCGGCCGGGGCGGCGACGGCCTCGGGCGCGCGGCTCCCGAGGGCGGCGAACTCGGCGGCGACGGTCTTGAGGGACGCGGCGGCCTTGGCGGAGGCCTGGGCCTCGACGGACAAGGTCTTGACGGCGGTCTCGAGGCGGACGACGGCGGCCTCGCCGAGCGACTTGACGGCCTCGGCGCGGACGGCGGGCGTCACCGGCGCGGCGATGAGGGCGCGGGCGTAGACGGCGGCGGGGGAGACGTCGGCGGCCAAGGTCCTCAGGGTCTCGGGACGGACGGCGGCGGCCTCGATGGCCGTCACGACGGGGGCGACCGACGGGCTGAGCGCTCCAGTCAGGCCGGCGGACGCGGCGGGAAGGGCGGGGAGAGCGTTGACGGAGGGACCGGCGTTGATGCCCGCCGTCCCGACCGGGGCGGTCCCGGCGCGTCCGGCGGCGGCGCCTTCCTGCATCTGGGCGGTCGCGGGGCCGGCGGCGAGGAAGAGAGCGATATAAAGGGAAAGAGCGTGTTTGATCATAGCTCGAAGTATAACCGCAAGAGGGGGTCGAGCGGATGAGCCCTCGGGGCCCAAAAGCCTCAGGTAAGGGGACTAGGAATTATTGGGACTTTGAACTCATCTCTTGGGCCGAAAGTCTAAGCCTCGCGGGCCCCTAGGTCCCATATGAGCGTTGAAATCATTCGATAAAATAGGACGCATGACGAGGTTGATCGCCGTCGCCGTGGTCGTTTCATTGCCGTCGCCGTCGGCGGCTCAAGTGAAATCCGGTCTTCCCGTGAGTCCCGGTCATATTTCTTTGCCGTTCCAATCCGTCGGCGCCAACATGAGCGCCCCTTCCGTTCTGTCGTTCCCCTCCGCGCTCTCCATCACCCCCGCTTTGACCGCCGTTCCTTCTATAATGCCCTTCCCGGCCGTCGTCGTGATCCCTGCCGCCCCCGTCGCGGCCGCCCCCATCATGAAGAACGAACCCAAGCTCTCCGCCGCCAAGCCCTCCCTCGACGCGCTGACCGCCGGCCTCGCCGAGACTCCCGCCGCCGCCGCGGCCACCTTGAACCTCCACTTCGACGCCGCGAAGGGTCATGCCTGCGCCGCCTGCGCGGGCGACGAGGTCCCCTCCGGCGCCCCGTCCGCGCAAGCGCCGCTGCCCCCGTCCTCCGCGGGCCGTCTGTCGAAGACCGTGCTTCCGAGGACCTATGATCTTCGCTTGAGGCTCGATCCCGAGAACGCCGCGTTCACCGGCCGCGTCAAGATCTCCCTCGAATCGAAACAGCCCGCGCCGCGGCTCGTCCTTCACGCGCTCGACCTGTCGTTGACCTCGGTCGTCGTCGCCGGCCGCCGCCTGGACCCGTCGAAGATCGTCGTCGACGCGAAGGCCGAGACCGTGACCTTGCTCCTCGACGCGCCGCTCGAGGGCCGCGCCGAGGTCGAGATCGAGTACTCCGGCAAGATGAACGAGCTGATGCGCGGCCTGTACAAGTCGCGGGGCAAGAACGGGACCAAGGACGAGTCCTGGTCGTTCACCCATCTCGAGCCCACGCACGCGCGCCGCGTTCTTCCGTGCTTCGACGAGCCGTCGTTCAAAGCGGGCTTCAGGTTGACGTTGGACGTCCCCGCGGGGTTGACGCCGTTATCCAACATGCCGCCGGTCTCCGACGCGGTCCTCGACGGCCGCCGCGTCGTTTCTTTCCAGGAGACCCCTAAGATGTCGTCGTATCTCCTGGCCGTCTTCGCCGCCCGTCTCGAGCCCCGCACGCGCAAGGTCGGCAAGACCGTCCTGACCGTCTGGGCCGCGCCGGACCAGATCGCCCAGGCCGACTTCGCCCTCGACGCGGGCGAGAACGCGCTCAAGCGCCTGAACTCGTACTTCGGCCTCCCGTACATGCTGCCCAAGCTCGACATGGTCGCCGCGCCCGACTTCGCCTCGGGGGCCATGGAGAACTGGGGCGCGATCCTCTACCGCGACACGTCCTTGCTGATCGACCCGAGGCTGTCCTCCGACGCCGCCAAGCGCCGCGTCGCCGAGGTCGTCTGCCACGAGATCGTGCACCAGTGGTTCGGCAACCTTGTAACGATGGGCTGGTGGAACGACTTGTGGCTCAACGAGGCCTTCGCGACCTGGCTCGCCTACAAGGTCGTGGACTCGTGGAAGCCGGAGTGGAAGGTCTGGGACGAGTTCGACCAGGGGAAGCGCTCGCCGCTGTCCATCGACGCCCTGCCCGGCACGCGCCCGGTCCGCTCCGACGCGGCCACGCCCGCCGAGATCCAGGCCATGTTCGACCCGATGTCCTACCAGAAGGGCGGGGCGCTGCTGCGCATGGTCGAGGCGTATGTCGGCGAAGCCGCGTTCCGCAAGGGCGTGCAGGGCTACATGAGGCGCTTCGCGTATAAGAACGCGGAAGCGAAGGACCTCGCGAGGGAGCTCGAGCGCGCGTCGGGCAAGCCGGTGCGAAAGATGATGGATAAGTGGCTGAGCCAGGGGGGAGTCCCGGTCGTGTCGGTGACGGCCGAAGGCCGCGTCCTCACGCTGGCGCAGGAGCGGTTCTTCGCGTCAGACCTCAAGGCCGACACGAAGTGGTCCATCCCCGTCGTGGTGCGCTATCGCCTCAAGGGGGAGCGCAAGACGCGCACCGCCTCGGTGCTGTTGGATAAAGCAACGAAGAGGGTGACCTTGCCGGGCGCCGGCGAAATACTTTGGGTGTACCCGAACGCGAATGAGACCGGATACTACCGCTTCGCGCTGTCCCCCGAGCTGTTGTCCGCGGCGCTGTCGCGCCGCGGCGAACTTTCTCCGGTGGAGAGAGCGGGGCTTTTGAACAACTTGTGGGCCCAGGTCCGCGCCGGACGTATGCCGGTCGCGACTTTTCTCGATTCGCTCGCCGCGTTCCGCGGCGACGCTTCGCGACTGATCGTCGAGGACGCGTTCGGGTACCTGAAGACGATCCGTCAGGAATTGTCCGAAACCGACGCCGAGCGCGACGCGCTCGGCGTTTTTGCGACGGATTTCTTCGGGCCGCTCGAACAGAAGCTCGGGTGGGACAAGAAAAAAGGCGAGAGCCAGGAGACCACGTTGACCCGGCCGACGGTGCTCAACGCTCTCGCGCTTCTCGCGCCGAAGGCGCTCGACCAGGACCAGGTTTCGGCGCGTCTCGAGAAGTATCTCGCCGACCCTTCGTCGATCGACTCGTCCATCTCCGCCGTGGTCCTGACCGCCGCCGCGCGCCGCAACGACCCGGCGCTGTTCGACGCGTTCCGCGCGCGTCTCGCCGCGCCGAAGACGCCGGAGCAGAAGAGCCTGATGCTGCGCGCCCTCGCCGAGTTCTCGGAGCCGGCGCTGCTCGACCGGTATCTCGCGATGACGGTGTCGGACGAGATCCGCGCGCAGGACGCGTGGATGCCGTACGCCTGGCTCCTCTCGAACTCCGCGACGCGCGAGCGCGCGTGGTCCTTCGTGAAGGCGAACTGGAAGGCGCTGTCGGCCAAGGTCGGCCCGCGCGGCGGCACCCGCGTGATCGGCGCGGCCGGCGGCCTCGTCTCCGCCCCGTGGAAGTCCGAGGTGGAGTCGTTCTTCCGCGCGCCGGACAACGAGATCGAGATGGCGCGCAAGACGCTCGACCAGACGCTCGAGGCGATCGGCCTCGGCCTGCGCTTCAAGGACGGCCAGGCCTCCTCGTTCGCCGAGTGGTCGGGCCTGACGACGAACGGCGCGAGATTGTCGGCTCCGGGCTTCAAGGCCTTCGAGCGGCTGGCGGACCTCTGGAAGCTGACGGCGGCCGAGCGCCGCGCGGTCCTCGGCGTGGACGCGAGGACCTACGCGAGGTACCGGAAGTCGCCTTCCTCCCTGTCGCGCGCGTCGCTCGAGCGCGTCTCCCTGGCCCTCGGCGTGTACCGCCGCATCAACGAGATCCTGAGCGCGCCGGCTTCCAACGACTGGATCAAGAGCCCGAACAAGGCCTTCGGCGGAAGGTCCGCCCTCGACCTGATGGCACGCGACGCTCAGGGCCTGCGCGAGGTCCGCGACTACCTCCTCGGCGTCGGCGGCGGCTGGCTGTAGGTCATATGGCGACTGTTTCCGGAAACAGCCGCCGGTCCGGGAGACTCGCGCCGGCGCGAGTCTTCTTCGCGTTCGCGGCGCTGGGGCTGGTCGCGCCGGCGCCCGCGCAGGTCCTGACTCGGGTCCAGACGGGCGCCGTCCCGGTCCCGGGCCTCTCCGCTCCGGCGCTCGTCGCGCCCGCCGGCCTCCGGTCCCCGGTCCTCGCTCTGTCCGCCCCGTCCCTGGCGCCGGCCTTGGCGGCTCCCGCCGTCGCGATCCCCGCGCCGGTCGCCGTGCCCGCCGCCCTGCGTCCGTCCGCCGTTCCGGCCGCGCCCGAGCGCCCGAACCCTCTCGGCCAGCTGCGCGCCGCGCTCGTCGACTGGCTCAAGCCCGGCGTCGCCCCGTCCGATGACTCCGTCGCGGCGCCGGTCTCCGCCTACGTTCTCGACCTCGACGGCAACGCCTTCGGTCCCGGCTTCCCGACGAAGATCATCCTGTTCAAAAAAGGCGGCGACCAGGAGCTTCCCGTCCCGACCGCCCGCTTCGCCGTGATCGAGAAGAGCATCGGCGCGGACTTCGCCTACGGCGGCGTCAACCTCAGGGACTACGAGCTGCGCGGCGACGCCTCGTTCCGCGAGTTCTTCGGCCCGAAGTTCGCGGCCGACCTCAAGCACGCGGTCGAGAACCTTCCCGCCTCCGAGTGGCAGGGCCCGAGCTGGGGAGCGCTGGTCCGCGCGCTCAACGACCCTGTCCTCGCCGCTCACACCTACGTGCTGACCGCGCGCCAGCACACCTCCGAGCAGCTTCTCGACGGCTTCCGCTACCTCCAGTCCGCCGGCTACATCCGCTATCTGCCGAAGGTCGAGAACCTCCACGGCGTCGGCGGCACGCGCCGCACCGCGGAGCGCAAGGCCGAGCTGATGGCGGAGTTCATCGACGCCCTGCAGGCGTCGCCTCTCGGCGCGGACGGCGGCCGTCACGCCATCGGCTTCTCCGACGACACCTGGGCGAACTTCGAGAAGATGCGCGACGCGCTGACCGCGATCATGCGCCGGGAGCCGGGACGCTGGAGCAGGGTCAAGATCGTCCTGTTCTTCACGGGCTCGAACGATCTGTCCCATAGGCCCGAGGCAATCGTGCTCGAGGGCGACGGGACGACGCGGCCTTATCTGCCGGGCGAGCCGCGCTAGGGCGTGTCCCTCGCCGTCATATTCCCACCCAATCTTCGCGATATTTGTTATTTTACCCGCCTTCGTGCCGCCCCAGCGCGGGCGAGGAGGGCTCATGAACATTTTTCTAGCCGCGGTCTTGGCCGCGGCGCCGGCGGCCGCGTCGGACCTGACGATATTGGTGGCGGCGAAGGACACGCCGGCTTATGAGACGGCGAAGGCGAAGGCGGACGGGTCGGCGGTGGTTTCCGCCGGAAAGCTGGGTCCGGCCTTCGATAAGGCCGCCGAGCATCTGAACGCCTGCGGCGACTGCACGGTCACGATCAAGGTCGCCTCCGGCGAGCAGACGGGCAAGGGCGGAGTGCCGCACTGGCCTTTTCCGGAGGTGAAGGCTCCGGGCGCGGCCCTGCTCATCCTGGGCGGCTTCGACGCCTCTTTCGAGAAGCGCTCGCCGCTGGCCGCGCCGACGCGGCTCGTCGTGGGAGACTCGATGACGATGCCGGTCGTCAAGTTCGAGGGCCGCAAAGGCGCGGTCCTGAAGGAGCTGACTCTTTCAGGCTTCCTGATCGACTCGGGCGCGGCCAACCGCTACGACGCCAAGTCGAACTCGCTCAAGAAGGGAACCTCGCCCTCCTCGCCCCTGCTGGCTTTCGGCTACCTGACCGCCGAGCGCCTGACGATCGCGGACAATGTATTCTTGAACTCGTCGTCCGGCGTTTCCGAGCCCTTCCTGCGCCCGGCCGGCACCGAGGCCGAGGTCCTCGTGCGCAACAACGTGTTCCTCAACAACGTGTTCTGCTGGCGCGCGCGCTCGCCGTCCTCGAAGACCATGCTCAAGCGCTATCGCATCGAGGGCAACACGTTCGCGCGCAACTGGCCCTACAACCCCGACCCGGCGACCTCGAACCCGGGGACCCTCGAGATCGGCGACCGGTACACGGCCTCCTCGGTCGAGATCGTCGGCAACCTGTTCGCCCTCAACTACGGCGGGGCGATCTTCCCTCAATACGACGACAAGACGGGGCCGAAGGTCTCGATCCAGGACAACCTCTTCTTCGGCAACGGCGCTCTTTTCGGCGCGAAGAGCCCGGGCGCCGGAGCCGTGATCGGCAAGTTCAACCGCGCCGCCAAATACGCCGCGTACGACGCGGCGGACTTGGAGGACGACTTCTCCTGGAAGGTCTCCGGCAACGTCGCCCTCGATCCGAGGATCGAGATCGCGGTGGTCAAGACCAAGGCCGTCAACTATAAGGGCAGCGACCATCACGAGGCCGCCGAGGAGCCCGAGGAGGGCGTCGAGGCCGGCGCGGAGGGCGGCGAGGCGGCGCCCGAGGCCGCGGCCGACGGCGTGCCGATCGTGCCGATCAAGAACTACGCCCCGCGGCTCGAGCTCCCCGAGGGAGCCGTCCCCTTCCCGACCGAGCCGAAGGCCCGCCGCTACGGCGCCAGCCAGAGCCGCGTGCTTTAGAAACGAAGAAGCAAGGAGCCACCGTGAAAACAGCGATCATGTGCCTCATGCTGTCCGCCGTCCCCGCCGCCGCCGCCGTCATGTCCCCGAAGGAGTTCGAGACGGAGGCGAAGAAATGGGTCGAGGAAGCGAAGGCCGTCGCCAGTTTGGACTGCGCGGCGATGCACGACATCTGGTACGCGGGCTGCGCCGCGGACCTCGAAGGCGCCGCCGACCGCGACCTCGTCGAGGCCAAGGCCGCGGCGGACAAGGCCGGCTCGGCCATCCCGGGCAAGGTCCAGGCGGCCCTGAGCAAGTACAAGAGCAAGCTCGAGCCCTGGATGACGAAGAACAAGTCCAATCCGCCGACCTACCTCAAGCCTCTGGTGGCGGAGGTCGCGCATCAGCTGACCCGGGTCAACAACCTCGCGCTGAGCAAGCTTCGAGGCTCCAACCATCCGTGGTTCCAGCAGGCCGCGAAGTACGGGGTCAGCCAGCACAAGAACATGCAGGACATGCCCAAGTTCGGCTGCGTCGGCCAGGCTCAGCCGTTCAACGG comes from Elusimicrobiota bacterium and encodes:
- a CDS encoding ERAP1-like C-terminal domain-containing protein, with amino-acid sequence MTRLIAVAVVVSLPSPSAAQVKSGLPVSPGHISLPFQSVGANMSAPSVLSFPSALSITPALTAVPSIMPFPAVVVIPAAPVAAAPIMKNEPKLSAAKPSLDALTAGLAETPAAAAATLNLHFDAAKGHACAACAGDEVPSGAPSAQAPLPPSSAGRLSKTVLPRTYDLRLRLDPENAAFTGRVKISLESKQPAPRLVLHALDLSLTSVVVAGRRLDPSKIVVDAKAETVTLLLDAPLEGRAEVEIEYSGKMNELMRGLYKSRGKNGTKDESWSFTHLEPTHARRVLPCFDEPSFKAGFRLTLDVPAGLTPLSNMPPVSDAVLDGRRVVSFQETPKMSSYLLAVFAARLEPRTRKVGKTVLTVWAAPDQIAQADFALDAGENALKRLNSYFGLPYMLPKLDMVAAPDFASGAMENWGAILYRDTSLLIDPRLSSDAAKRRVAEVVCHEIVHQWFGNLVTMGWWNDLWLNEAFATWLAYKVVDSWKPEWKVWDEFDQGKRSPLSIDALPGTRPVRSDAATPAEIQAMFDPMSYQKGGALLRMVEAYVGEAAFRKGVQGYMRRFAYKNAEAKDLARELERASGKPVRKMMDKWLSQGGVPVVSVTAEGRVLTLAQERFFASDLKADTKWSIPVVVRYRLKGERKTRTASVLLDKATKRVTLPGAGEILWVYPNANETGYYRFALSPELLSAALSRRGELSPVERAGLLNNLWAQVRAGRMPVATFLDSLAAFRGDASRLIVEDAFGYLKTIRQELSETDAERDALGVFATDFFGPLEQKLGWDKKKGESQETTLTRPTVLNALALLAPKALDQDQVSARLEKYLADPSSIDSSISAVVLTAAARRNDPALFDAFRARLAAPKTPEQKSLMLRALAEFSEPALLDRYLAMTVSDEIRAQDAWMPYAWLLSNSATRERAWSFVKANWKALSAKVGPRGGTRVIGAAGGLVSAPWKSEVESFFRAPDNEIEMARKTLDQTLEAIGLGLRFKDGQASSFAEWSGLTTNGARLSAPGFKAFERLADLWKLTAAERRAVLGVDARTYARYRKSPSSLSRASLERVSLALGVYRRINEILSAPASNDWIKSPNKAFGGRSALDLMARDAQGLREVRDYLLGVGGGWL